A window of the Hordeum vulgare subsp. vulgare chromosome 5H, MorexV3_pseudomolecules_assembly, whole genome shotgun sequence genome harbors these coding sequences:
- the LOC123396880 gene encoding nuclear pore complex protein NUP107-like, whose product MLETSVSIFSEARALHDGSSIPRRPNAGLLFEDVKQEAANYSGIDGLNGPKLFGSAKRTSLDGGSGRRAARSVEPTRSALNLVKLEDDMPREGETTSTTFASLLDSAIQGLMPFPDVILQFERTCRNASESLRFYIALH is encoded by the exons ATGTTGGAGACTTCAGTCTCCATATTCTCAGAAGCAAGGGCGTTGCATGATGGAAGCAGCATACCTAGGCGGCCCAATGCTGGTCTACTATTTGAAGACGTCAAGCAGGAGGCTGCTAATTATTCCGGCATTGATGGCTTGAATGGACCGAAACTGTTTGGATCAGCAAAAAGGACATCGCTGGATGGTGGTTCAGGTAGGAGGGCGGCAAGatctgtagaa ccaacaagatCAGCGTTGAATCTGGTCAAGCTGGAGGACGATATGCCACGAGAAGGAGAAACAACTTCTACAACGTTTGCATCCCTTCTTGATTCAGCGATACAAG GATTGATGCCCTTCCCAGACGTGATTTTACAATTTGAGAGGACATGTAGAAACGCTTCCGAGTCACTAAGGTTTTATATTGCCTTACACTAG